The following coding sequences lie in one Portunus trituberculatus isolate SZX2019 chromosome 12, ASM1759143v1, whole genome shotgun sequence genomic window:
- the LOC123502922 gene encoding uncharacterized protein LOC123502922 isoform X3, translating to MEGTEGIRSRPTTHSVYTGVGDDEGEENVEELRERLRQMKALVNERTHSKKSGIDEGFLSVVFACILVVIAGVTLYAFVVLYTAVHRRWTENPDTD from the exons ATGGAGGGAACGGAGGGAATCCGAAGCAGGCCAACCACTCACTCAGTATACACAG GCGTAGGTGatgatgaaggggaggagaatgtGGAGGAGCTTCGAGAGCGGCTGCGGCAGATGAAGGCGCTGGTGAATGAGAGAACCCACTCCAAGAAGTCTG GTATTGATGAAGGGTTCCTGAGTGTGGTGTTTGCCTGCATCTTGGTGGTGATAGCCGGGGTAACACTCTATGCCTTTGTGGTCCTCTATACTGCCGTGCACAGACGCTGGACAGAGAACCCTGACACAGActga
- the LOC123502922 gene encoding uncharacterized protein LOC123502922 isoform X4 gives MEGTEGIRSRPTTHSVYTGDDEGEENVEELRERLRQMKALVNERTHSKKSGIDEGFLSVVFACILVVIAGVTLYAFVVLYTAVHRRWTENPDTD, from the exons ATGGAGGGAACGGAGGGAATCCGAAGCAGGCCAACCACTCACTCAGTATACACAG GTGatgatgaaggggaggagaatgtGGAGGAGCTTCGAGAGCGGCTGCGGCAGATGAAGGCGCTGGTGAATGAGAGAACCCACTCCAAGAAGTCTG GTATTGATGAAGGGTTCCTGAGTGTGGTGTTTGCCTGCATCTTGGTGGTGATAGCCGGGGTAACACTCTATGCCTTTGTGGTCCTCTATACTGCCGTGCACAGACGCTGGACAGAGAACCCTGACACAGActga
- the LOC123502922 gene encoding uncharacterized protein LOC123502922 isoform X1, with translation MEGTEGIRSRPTTHSVYTGVGDDEGEENVEELRERLRQMKALVNERTHSKKSGMCKGIDEGFLSVVFACILVVIAGVTLYAFVVLYTAVHRRWTENPDTD, from the exons ATGGAGGGAACGGAGGGAATCCGAAGCAGGCCAACCACTCACTCAGTATACACAG GCGTAGGTGatgatgaaggggaggagaatgtGGAGGAGCTTCGAGAGCGGCTGCGGCAGATGAAGGCGCTGGTGAATGAGAGAACCCACTCCAAGAAGTCTGGTATGTGCAAGG GTATTGATGAAGGGTTCCTGAGTGTGGTGTTTGCCTGCATCTTGGTGGTGATAGCCGGGGTAACACTCTATGCCTTTGTGGTCCTCTATACTGCCGTGCACAGACGCTGGACAGAGAACCCTGACACAGActga
- the LOC123502922 gene encoding uncharacterized protein LOC123502922 isoform X2 — translation MEGTEGIRSRPTTHSVYTGDDEGEENVEELRERLRQMKALVNERTHSKKSGMCKGIDEGFLSVVFACILVVIAGVTLYAFVVLYTAVHRRWTENPDTD, via the exons ATGGAGGGAACGGAGGGAATCCGAAGCAGGCCAACCACTCACTCAGTATACACAG GTGatgatgaaggggaggagaatgtGGAGGAGCTTCGAGAGCGGCTGCGGCAGATGAAGGCGCTGGTGAATGAGAGAACCCACTCCAAGAAGTCTGGTATGTGCAAGG GTATTGATGAAGGGTTCCTGAGTGTGGTGTTTGCCTGCATCTTGGTGGTGATAGCCGGGGTAACACTCTATGCCTTTGTGGTCCTCTATACTGCCGTGCACAGACGCTGGACAGAGAACCCTGACACAGActga
- the LOC123502921 gene encoding 28S ribosomal protein S29, mitochondrial-like isoform X1, which translates to MMAPSARRAVLLLRGLAVRRDGCVAALGQRCVSIEAAQAPPPRPEAPRTALTSPVQHTAEQHGLWYTLRPSVVQQLFQYGIPKQYMTQCRTFAETCLMVRQPALTLMDYIRRSDLSLPPNKFLLYGRNGCGKTLSLIHTTHFLADAGWLLIHLPWAPRWRRNFKEVTPSSTIEGQYNHPLDAVMWLQHFKTQNADLLKSLQLVTQERYTWSRREITEPDAPLGELVDVGISRARYSTDCVLALTSELKRHATEGRCKVAVVVDGINTFYSPVSRYRCEDKTMLDPKFFTLFQAFKQLFRSDWKNGVVVGSVDALANEGQRRESHLPRYLLRKQGWEALDPFVPIPVEDYNDLEMRSAIDYYLDRHWLQNPQAGSDIGRRELAALSAHNPYLLMHVCRPL; encoded by the exons ATGATGGCTCCCTCGGCGCGGCgggctgtgctgctgctgcggggACTGG CAGTGCGGCGCGATGGCTGTGTTGCCGCCCTGGGCCAGCGGTGCGTCAGTATTGAGGCGGCCCAGGCTCCTCCACCACGCCCCGAAGCTCCTCGCACCGCCCTCACCTCCCCG GTGCAGCACACGGCAGAGCAGCATGGCCTATGGTACACCTTGCGGCCCAGTGTGGTGCAGCAGCTCTTCCAGTATGGCATACCCAAGCAGTATATGACACAGTGCCGGACCTTTGCCGAGACCTGCCTGATGGTGCGGCAGCCGGCCCTCACTCTCATGGATTACATTCGCCGCAGTGATCTCTCTCTGCCGCCCAACAAGTTTCTTCTCT ATGGTCGTAATGGGTGTGGCAAGACACTCTCCCtgatacacaccacacacttccTGGCTGATGCTGGCTGGCTCCTCATTCATCTCCCCTGGG CcccaaggtggaggaggaacttCAAGGAGGTGACCCCGTCCTCCACCATCGAGGGGCAGTACAACCACCCCCTGGATGCAGTGATGTGGCTCCAGCACTTCAAGACACAGAACGCTGATCTGCTCAAGTCGCTGCAG CTGGTGACTCAGGAACGCTACACTTGGTCCCGCCGTGAGATCACTGAACCTGACGCTCCTCTGGGGGAACTGGTGGATGTGGGGATTAGCCGAGCACGCTACTCCACCGACTGTGTGCTGGCCCTCACTTCAGAGCTCAAGAGACATGCCACAGAGGGGAG GTGtaaagtggcagtggtggtggatggcATCAACACCTTCTACTCACCTGTGTCTCGTTACCGGTGTGAGGACAAGACCATGCTGGACCCTAAgttcttcactctcttccagGCCTTCAAGCAGCTCTTCAGAAGTgactgg AAGAATGGTGTAGTGGTTGGCTCTGTTGACGCCCTGGCTAACGAGGGGCAGAGGCGAGAGTCCCACCTGCCTCGTTACCTCCTCCGCAAACAA GGCTGGGAGGCGCTGGATCCCTTCGTCCCCATACCTGTCGAGGATTATAATGATCTGGAGATGCGGAGTGCCATTGACTACTACCTGGACCGTCACTGGCTGCAGAACCCCCAGGCCGGCTCAGACATAGGACGGCGTGAGCTGGCGGCCCTCTCAGCTCATAACCCATACTTACTAATGCATGTGTGTCGGCCATTGTAG
- the LOC123502921 gene encoding 28S ribosomal protein S29, mitochondrial-like isoform X2, protein MMAPSARRAVLLLRGLVRRDGCVAALGQRCVSIEAAQAPPPRPEAPRTALTSPVQHTAEQHGLWYTLRPSVVQQLFQYGIPKQYMTQCRTFAETCLMVRQPALTLMDYIRRSDLSLPPNKFLLYGRNGCGKTLSLIHTTHFLADAGWLLIHLPWAPRWRRNFKEVTPSSTIEGQYNHPLDAVMWLQHFKTQNADLLKSLQLVTQERYTWSRREITEPDAPLGELVDVGISRARYSTDCVLALTSELKRHATEGRCKVAVVVDGINTFYSPVSRYRCEDKTMLDPKFFTLFQAFKQLFRSDWKNGVVVGSVDALANEGQRRESHLPRYLLRKQGWEALDPFVPIPVEDYNDLEMRSAIDYYLDRHWLQNPQAGSDIGRRELAALSAHNPYLLMHVCRPL, encoded by the exons ATGATGGCTCCCTCGGCGCGGCgggctgtgctgctgctgcggggACTGG TGCGGCGCGATGGCTGTGTTGCCGCCCTGGGCCAGCGGTGCGTCAGTATTGAGGCGGCCCAGGCTCCTCCACCACGCCCCGAAGCTCCTCGCACCGCCCTCACCTCCCCG GTGCAGCACACGGCAGAGCAGCATGGCCTATGGTACACCTTGCGGCCCAGTGTGGTGCAGCAGCTCTTCCAGTATGGCATACCCAAGCAGTATATGACACAGTGCCGGACCTTTGCCGAGACCTGCCTGATGGTGCGGCAGCCGGCCCTCACTCTCATGGATTACATTCGCCGCAGTGATCTCTCTCTGCCGCCCAACAAGTTTCTTCTCT ATGGTCGTAATGGGTGTGGCAAGACACTCTCCCtgatacacaccacacacttccTGGCTGATGCTGGCTGGCTCCTCATTCATCTCCCCTGGG CcccaaggtggaggaggaacttCAAGGAGGTGACCCCGTCCTCCACCATCGAGGGGCAGTACAACCACCCCCTGGATGCAGTGATGTGGCTCCAGCACTTCAAGACACAGAACGCTGATCTGCTCAAGTCGCTGCAG CTGGTGACTCAGGAACGCTACACTTGGTCCCGCCGTGAGATCACTGAACCTGACGCTCCTCTGGGGGAACTGGTGGATGTGGGGATTAGCCGAGCACGCTACTCCACCGACTGTGTGCTGGCCCTCACTTCAGAGCTCAAGAGACATGCCACAGAGGGGAG GTGtaaagtggcagtggtggtggatggcATCAACACCTTCTACTCACCTGTGTCTCGTTACCGGTGTGAGGACAAGACCATGCTGGACCCTAAgttcttcactctcttccagGCCTTCAAGCAGCTCTTCAGAAGTgactgg AAGAATGGTGTAGTGGTTGGCTCTGTTGACGCCCTGGCTAACGAGGGGCAGAGGCGAGAGTCCCACCTGCCTCGTTACCTCCTCCGCAAACAA GGCTGGGAGGCGCTGGATCCCTTCGTCCCCATACCTGTCGAGGATTATAATGATCTGGAGATGCGGAGTGCCATTGACTACTACCTGGACCGTCACTGGCTGCAGAACCCCCAGGCCGGCTCAGACATAGGACGGCGTGAGCTGGCGGCCCTCTCAGCTCATAACCCATACTTACTAATGCATGTGTGTCGGCCATTGTAG